The region AGGTTGCCCAGCAGACGTACATCGTCGTAAACAAGCTCCTGACGGCCTATTTTCAGCGACAGGTTTTGAATGGGACGGAATTTAATGGACGTGTCGGCACGGTTGGCCAGGGTCACTTCGGCCCAGGCTTCGTGAACCATCAGGCGGTTACCGTCGACGTTATTGATGGTGGACGCATCCTGTCCCCACACCCGAACATCCTGAATAGAGGTTTGAAACTGTACGCGATCCCATTTATAGCCGAATGTCAGGCGGGTGCGCTGTGACGTAAAGAACGCAGCGGGCGAATCTTTCGGAGCCAGGTTACCCAGGCCATTGCGTAGCTCAGTGCGGGTGCGCAACTGCCCCACGAGTGAGAACTGCGCGAATGAAGCGGATTCAATAGCCAGCAGGATAAAACAGACTAATGATACGTTTGTCAGTATATTTTTCATCAGAATAAGCAGACCGTTTAACTGGAAAATGAACAGTGAAGACAACAGTGAGCGGACCCACTCCGAACGGAGTAAGGATGGGTAGAGCAGTGAAGAAAGGTGGCTCTGAAGACGAGGCAGAAAGGGCTGACAGACGTTGATTAGTAAATCGTCAAGTGGCTAACTACTCAACGGATTTCTAAGGTACTGGTCAGGAGTGAGATAACGCTGATTTGCTTTACCTGGTTTTTTTCATTTTCTTTGAAGCGTTTGTGTTTTTCGCATGGACAACCCCTGTTTTGGCCGATCCAAAGGTGCCCCCACACCGGATCGGCTTTTTTTGTAGTCTGCTTCCGGCCTTCGTGGTTACGGCGAATGCGGAATCGGCTGGATTGCCAGAAACAGGATACAATGTACATCGTTACCAGGCCATGGAGAAGTTTCGCATCGACTCCGCCAGATAGGACGGGTGCAGCGCAACGACTTCGCCGATGACCAGCACAGCAGGCGCCCCCACGCCTTGCTCTGCGGCCAATTGCGGCATATTCCAGACCTGACCAATCACGCACTGCTCATCAGGACGTGTACCGTTCTGCACGATTGCCATAGGCAGGTGGCCGCGTCCGGCTTCACTAAACAACGTGCATATCTCCGTTAACTTACTCATTCCCATCAGCACGACGATAGTCGCTTTGGACTGGGCGGCCAGCCGCAGATCGTCGGATAGTTCCCCCTTGCGCGTAGTGCCGGTAATCACCCAGAAACTCTCACTTACACCCCGGCTCGTTACCGGAATACCCTGCGAAGCCGGTACGGCAATACTGCTCGACACACCCGATATTACCGTGCATTCGATACCATACTGCCGCACATAATCGTACTCCTCATACCCACGCCCGAACACATACGGGTCGCCCCCTTTGAGCCGAACCA is a window of Spirosoma linguale DSM 74 DNA encoding:
- a CDS encoding uroporphyrin-III C-methyltransferase (TIGRFAM: uroporphyrin-III C-methyltransferase~PFAM: Uroporphyrin-III C/tetrapyrrole (Corrin/Porphyrin) methyltransferase~KEGG: eca:ECA2989 uroporphyrin-III C- methyltransferase), whose translation is MKPKLTLVGAGPGDGELITLKGIRALRQADVVLYDDLANDTLLEFAPEQALKIYVGKRAGQPSFAQEEINELIVRFAQEHGHVVRLKGGDPYVFGRGYEEYDYVRQYGIECTVISGVSSSIAVPASQGIPVTSRGVSESFWVITGTTRKGELSDDLRLAAQSKATIVVLMGMSKLTEICTLFSEAGRGHLPMAIVQNGTRPDEQCVIGQVWNMPQLAAEQGVGAPAVLVIGEVVALHPSYLAESMRNFSMAW